The following are from one region of the Eubacterium sp. MSJ-33 genome:
- the purE gene encoding 5-(carboxyamino)imidazole ribonucleotide mutase, protein MRVAVIMGSTSDLPKVEPAIKILKDYGVQVDVRCLSAHRAHAGLSAFIEEANGNGTEVFITAAGMAAALPGVVASQTVLPVIGVPISGSVLDGQDALYSIVQMPSGIPVATVAINGAKNAAYLALQIIGVQHKEVQEKLLAERKQMEENALKANEEVIAKYN, encoded by the coding sequence ATGAGAGTAGCAGTGATTATGGGATCCACAAGTGATCTTCCGAAAGTAGAACCGGCAATCAAGATTCTGAAGGATTATGGCGTACAGGTTGATGTGCGGTGCCTGTCAGCACACCGTGCACATGCAGGACTTTCCGCATTTATCGAGGAAGCAAACGGAAACGGCACAGAAGTGTTTATTACAGCCGCAGGTATGGCAGCCGCACTTCCGGGCGTTGTTGCAAGCCAGACCGTACTTCCTGTCATTGGCGTACCAATCTCCGGTTCCGTACTTGATGGACAGGATGCGCTTTACTCTATCGTGCAGATGCCATCCGGAATTCCGGTTGCAACCGTAGCTATCAACGGTGCAAAGAATGCTGCATATCTCGCATTGCAGATTATCGGTGTGCAGCATAAGGAGGTACAGGAAAAGCTTCTGGCAGAGAGAAAACAGATGGAAGAAAATGCTTTGAAGGCAAACGAAGAGGTTATCGCGAAATATAACTAG
- a CDS encoding thymidine phosphorylase: MYRMYDMIMKKRSGAEHTADEIRFIVEGFTKGEIPDYQMSAWLMCVYYKGMTHNETCALTHAMAQSGDQLSLAAIHGVKVDKHSTGGVGDKTTFIVAPILASLGVPVAKMSGRGLGHTGGTIDKLESIPGFCVSIPEAEFIEHVNSMKLALVGQTGDLAPADKKIYALRDVTATVDSLPLIASSIMSKKLAAGADAIVLDVKCGSGAFMKNEADANALAQIMVDIGKTAGRTCYGVITDMNEPLGCKVGNALEVIEAVQVLSMKNVKPYLTYDTHGTSGDTDVQSWCDTYSTSENIAQQGCGADRTDMADCACMENRAGYDMHGIHRLLTVSLTLAAYMYMAAGKSDDFEDAKAQCEKAIESGAALAKFKEFVEAQGGDGTYIDDVNKFRLAANCVPIICEADGYLAACNTSEVGMVNLILGGGRATKDSTINLGVGLDIRKHLGDAVRKGDVLAYMYIDDMGVSEEAKNRLLGAYTVEQKQIKPEKLVKDVVM, from the coding sequence ATGTATCGAATGTACGATATGATCATGAAGAAACGGAGCGGTGCAGAGCATACTGCAGATGAAATCCGTTTTATCGTGGAAGGGTTTACGAAGGGAGAAATCCCGGATTATCAGATGAGTGCGTGGCTGATGTGTGTCTACTACAAAGGCATGACGCACAACGAGACCTGCGCGCTGACACATGCGATGGCACAAAGCGGCGACCAGCTCAGTCTTGCAGCCATCCACGGTGTGAAGGTGGATAAACATAGTACCGGAGGGGTCGGGGACAAGACAACATTTATCGTGGCACCGATCCTTGCAAGTCTGGGTGTGCCGGTTGCAAAGATGAGCGGCAGAGGACTCGGACACACGGGCGGTACGATAGATAAGCTAGAGTCAATTCCGGGTTTCTGCGTGAGTATCCCGGAGGCAGAATTTATTGAACACGTCAATTCCATGAAGCTGGCACTTGTCGGACAGACTGGTGATCTGGCACCGGCAGATAAGAAGATCTATGCGCTGCGTGATGTGACAGCGACGGTTGACAGTCTGCCGCTCATTGCATCTTCGATTATGAGCAAGAAGCTTGCAGCAGGTGCGGATGCAATCGTGCTGGACGTGAAATGTGGCAGCGGGGCATTTATGAAGAATGAAGCAGATGCAAATGCGCTGGCACAGATCATGGTCGATATCGGTAAAACCGCAGGCAGAACGTGTTACGGTGTGATCACCGATATGAACGAACCTCTTGGCTGCAAGGTTGGCAATGCACTTGAAGTAATCGAAGCGGTGCAGGTGTTGTCGATGAAGAATGTGAAACCTTATCTCACATATGACACGCATGGCACAAGCGGGGATACAGACGTGCAGAGCTGGTGTGATACCTATAGTACAAGCGAAAATATAGCGCAACAGGGATGTGGTGCGGACCGCACAGACATGGCAGATTGTGCGTGCATGGAAAATCGTGCAGGCTACGACATGCATGGGATTCACCGCCTGCTTACCGTGTCACTCACGTTGGCGGCATATATGTATATGGCAGCAGGAAAATCCGATGATTTTGAAGATGCGAAGGCACAGTGTGAAAAAGCAATCGAGAGCGGTGCGGCACTTGCCAAGTTCAAAGAGTTCGTGGAAGCACAGGGCGGTGATGGCACATACATCGACGATGTGAACAAATTCCGGCTTGCTGCAAACTGTGTGCCGATCATCTGCGAAGCGGATGGATATCTGGCAGCCTGTAACACAAGTGAGGTTGGAATGGTGAATCTGATTTTGGGCGGTGGACGTGCGACGAAGGACAGCACGATCAACTTAGGTGTCGGGCTTGATATCAGAAAGCATCTGGGGGATGCGGTGCGAAAGGGTGACGTGCTTGCCTATATGTATATTGATGACATGGGTGTATCGGAAGAAGCGAAGAATCGGCTTCTCGGTGCATATACGGTGGAGCAAAAACAAATAAAACCAGAGAAACTTGTGAAAGATGTAGTGATGTAA
- a CDS encoding phosphopentomutase — translation MAKRVIWIVLDSAGIGAEPDADKFGDVGSDTFGHILETYPDAKFDNLTKLGLRAIEKTSFYDEATKSDVIGVYGKARELSNGKDTTTGHWEMIGIYTKHAFPTYPNGFPQEIIDAFIEQTDCGAIYGNKVASGIPIIAEYGEEHMKTGYPIVYTSADSVFQIAASEEKVGLPRLYEMCEIARRILVGKHGVGRVIARPFVRKGDGFERTSNRRDYALEPSKHNVLVHLADAGVRVCGVGKINDIFHGSGICASVHTTGNTDGMKKTLDYMQTEPEGLIFTNLVDFDMKYGHRRDTLGYKNALEEFDAWLPKLYAQMTDEDILIVDADHGCDPTFKGTDHTREYIPVLMYGKGLKQGTDLGTRPTFADIGKTVEEYLLGSCVDDAEAIGKSFLQDIR, via the coding sequence ATGGCAAAACGTGTAATATGGATCGTACTTGACAGTGCAGGAATCGGAGCGGAGCCGGACGCAGACAAGTTCGGTGATGTAGGTTCTGACACATTCGGACATATATTAGAGACATATCCGGATGCAAAATTCGATAATCTGACGAAGCTTGGACTTCGGGCGATTGAGAAGACATCGTTTTATGATGAAGCAACAAAGAGCGATGTGATTGGTGTGTATGGAAAGGCACGGGAACTATCCAACGGAAAGGATACGACAACCGGACACTGGGAGATGATTGGGATTTATACGAAGCACGCATTTCCGACATATCCAAATGGATTTCCGCAGGAGATTATCGATGCATTTATCGAGCAGACCGATTGTGGAGCCATCTATGGAAATAAAGTCGCTTCCGGTATCCCGATTATCGCGGAATATGGAGAGGAGCACATGAAGACCGGATATCCGATCGTCTATACGTCGGCGGATTCGGTATTCCAGATCGCGGCGTCCGAGGAGAAGGTCGGACTTCCACGATTGTATGAGATGTGTGAGATTGCAAGAAGGATTTTAGTTGGCAAGCATGGTGTCGGACGCGTGATTGCAAGACCATTTGTACGAAAAGGCGATGGCTTCGAGCGTACGAGCAACCGGCGTGATTATGCGTTAGAGCCATCGAAGCACAACGTGCTGGTACATCTGGCAGATGCGGGCGTGCGGGTATGCGGAGTCGGTAAGATTAACGATATCTTCCATGGCAGCGGTATCTGCGCTTCGGTGCATACGACCGGGAATACCGATGGCATGAAGAAGACGCTTGACTATATGCAGACAGAACCGGAAGGGTTGATTTTTACGAATCTGGTTGATTTTGATATGAAATACGGACACCGCCGGGATACGCTTGGCTATAAGAATGCACTTGAAGAATTCGATGCATGGCTGCCGAAGCTGTATGCGCAGATGACGGACGAGGATATTTTGATTGTGGATGCCGATCATGGCTGTGATCCAACTTTCAAGGGAACCGACCACACACGGGAATATATTCCGGTTTTGATGTATGGAAAGGGATTGAAGCAGGGAACGGATCTTGGCACGAGACCGACCTTTGCGGATATTGGAAAGACGGTAGAAGAGTATCTGCTTGGAAGCTGCGTGGATGATGCGGAGGCAATTGGGAAGAGTTTTCTGCAGGATATCAGGTAG
- a CDS encoding formate/nitrite transporter family protein — protein sequence MSTKKIGDLITDNMGVYEGKTKLSFGKLVLLGMLAGAFIAIGASSSSAAVYGISNTGLAKSLAGAIFPVGLMFVVLIGAELFTGDCLMSFAVFDKRIKLLDMIRVLVVVFITNLIGACIVVVLVNRCGQLDYGNGALAAATIKTAYNKMNLSFMKAFTSGIMCNILVCLAVLLAGVCQDAIGKIFACFFPIWAFVIAGYEHCVANMYYIPAGLLAKHGEAYYDAAISAGMTVEQLDSMTVGKFFLNNLLPVTLGNIVGGVVFVALPLYLIYRNKNKAEA from the coding sequence ATGAGTACGAAAAAGATCGGTGATCTGATTACAGATAATATGGGGGTATATGAGGGAAAAACAAAGCTTTCGTTCGGAAAGCTGGTATTGCTCGGTATGCTTGCAGGTGCTTTTATTGCGATTGGTGCATCGAGCAGTAGTGCGGCAGTTTACGGAATTAGCAATACAGGACTTGCGAAGTCATTAGCAGGTGCAATCTTCCCGGTGGGATTGATGTTTGTTGTGCTGATCGGTGCAGAGCTTTTCACAGGTGACTGCCTGATGTCATTTGCTGTATTTGATAAGCGGATCAAGCTTCTCGATATGATTCGTGTATTGGTAGTTGTATTTATCACGAATCTGATTGGTGCGTGTATCGTGGTTGTGCTGGTGAACCGCTGTGGGCAGCTTGATTATGGAAACGGCGCGCTTGCAGCAGCAACGATTAAGACCGCTTATAATAAGATGAATTTAAGCTTCATGAAAGCATTTACATCCGGAATCATGTGTAACATCCTTGTATGTCTGGCAGTGCTTCTGGCAGGTGTGTGTCAGGATGCAATCGGAAAGATTTTTGCATGCTTCTTCCCAATCTGGGCGTTTGTGATTGCAGGCTATGAGCACTGTGTGGCAAATATGTATTATATTCCTGCAGGACTTCTTGCAAAGCACGGTGAGGCATATTATGATGCGGCAATTTCCGCAGGTATGACAGTGGAACAGCTTGACTCTATGACGGTTGGTAAGTTCTTCCTGAACAACCTGCTTCCGGTCACACTTGGAAATATCGTCGGTGGCGTTGTATTTGTAGCGTTACCGCTGTACCTGATTTACAGAAATAAAAACAAGGCAGAAGCATAA
- a CDS encoding dihydroorotate dehydrogenase electron transfer subunit: MGKIKMEAKIVRQDEIATDIYSMVIQAPEIASQAIPGQFIDVYSADGSKLLPRPISLCEIDRAAGTLRIVYRIAGKGTKEFSMLTSDHTITILGPLGNGFTKKDKKAILIGGGIGIPPMLQLAKELTCEKSIVLGFRDEEFLSEEFEPYGTVYKSSDNGAIGVKGTVMDAIREYGIEGTEIYACGPTPMLRAIQSYALEHGIEAQLSLEERMACGVGACLACVCKSKEIDDHSQVKNKRVCKDGPVFYAEEVEL; this comes from the coding sequence ATGGGAAAGATAAAGATGGAGGCGAAGATCGTCCGTCAGGATGAGATCGCCACAGATATATACTCAATGGTGATACAGGCACCGGAGATTGCCAGTCAGGCAATACCGGGACAATTTATCGATGTGTATTCTGCAGATGGAAGCAAATTGCTTCCACGACCGATCAGTCTGTGTGAGATTGACCGTGCAGCAGGCACACTCCGAATTGTATATCGTATTGCAGGAAAAGGCACAAAGGAATTCTCGATGCTCACATCCGATCACACGATCACGATACTCGGACCACTTGGAAACGGATTTACAAAGAAGGATAAGAAGGCAATCCTGATCGGCGGCGGAATCGGTATTCCACCGATGCTGCAGCTTGCGAAGGAACTTACATGCGAGAAGTCAATCGTGCTAGGATTCCGCGATGAGGAATTCTTATCAGAAGAATTTGAACCATATGGTACAGTTTACAAATCCAGCGACAATGGTGCCATCGGAGTCAAAGGAACGGTTATGGATGCGATTCGTGAGTACGGCATCGAAGGCACAGAAATCTATGCCTGTGGACCAACACCGATGCTCCGTGCGATCCAGAGCTATGCACTAGAACATGGCATCGAAGCACAGTTATCTTTAGAAGAGCGCATGGCATGCGGCGTGGGTGCCTGTCTTGCCTGTGTGTGCAAATCGAAGGAAATAGATGACCATTCGCAGGTAAAGAACAAACGCGTATGCAAGGATGGTCCGGTATTTTATGCTGAGGAGGTGGAGCTTTGA
- a CDS encoding dihydroorotate dehydrogenase, with translation MNTKVSIAGVELKNPITVASGTFGSGMEYDEFVDLNLLGAVTTKGVANIPWPGNPTPRVAETYGGMMNAIGLQNPGIDTFVKRDIPFLKEKDTKIIVNVCGKSTEDYLDVVERLGDEPVDLLEINVSCPNVKEGGIAFGQDPKALYDITKAIKAKAKQPIIMKLSPNVTDITEMAKAAEAAGSDALSLINTLTGMKIDIKRRAFAVANKTAGVSGPAIHPIAVRMVYQVANAVKLPIIGMGGVMNTEDALEMIMAGATAVAVGTANFHNPYATVEIIKGIEEYMQANGVEDINTLIGCVK, from the coding sequence ATGAATACAAAGGTAAGTATTGCAGGTGTGGAGCTTAAGAATCCGATCACTGTTGCATCCGGCACATTTGGCTCCGGTATGGAATACGATGAGTTCGTAGATTTAAATCTCCTTGGAGCGGTAACGACAAAGGGCGTAGCAAATATTCCGTGGCCGGGCAACCCGACACCGCGTGTTGCAGAGACCTATGGTGGCATGATGAATGCAATCGGATTGCAGAATCCGGGAATTGATACATTTGTGAAGCGGGATATCCCATTCTTGAAGGAGAAGGATACGAAGATTATCGTCAATGTGTGCGGGAAAAGCACCGAAGATTATCTGGACGTTGTAGAGCGACTTGGCGATGAGCCGGTTGACCTTCTGGAGATCAACGTATCGTGTCCGAACGTGAAAGAGGGAGGTATCGCATTTGGACAGGATCCAAAAGCACTGTATGATATCACGAAGGCAATCAAGGCGAAGGCAAAACAGCCAATCATCATGAAGCTTTCTCCGAATGTCACAGATATTACAGAGATGGCGAAGGCAGCCGAGGCAGCCGGAAGTGATGCACTTTCCCTGATCAACACCTTGACCGGTATGAAGATTGATATAAAACGCCGTGCATTTGCAGTGGCAAACAAGACGGCTGGTGTGTCCGGTCCGGCGATCCATCCGATTGCGGTGCGTATGGTATATCAGGTGGCAAATGCCGTGAAACTGCCGATTATCGGTATGGGCGGTGTAATGAATACCGAGGATGCACTGGAGATGATTATGGCCGGTGCGACTGCCGTTGCGGTTGGAACAGCGAATTTCCACAATCCATATGCAACCGTTGAGATTATAAAAGGAATTGAGGAATATATGCAGGCAAATGGGGTAGAAGATATCAACACCCTGATTGGCTGTGTAAAATAA
- a CDS encoding PspA/IM30 family protein — protein sequence MGILQRFKDIMASNINALLDKAEDPEKMIDQTLRNLTKDLAEVKKETAAVMADEQRCKRELDEVNSEIAKMQAYAEKALLAGNEADAMKFLEQKNQLTAKQASLQQTYDVAAANAMKMRQMHDKLVTDINQLDSRRDAIKAKMKVAKTQDRLNKMTNNLSDSASSMAAFDRMEAKANAMLDQANAMTELNQTTQESGIDSLAAKYDAAPNAAVQDELAAMKAKLGLQ from the coding sequence ATGGGAATTTTACAGAGATTTAAAGACATTATGGCTTCAAATATCAATGCACTTCTCGATAAGGCAGAAGATCCGGAGAAGATGATTGATCAGACACTCCGCAACCTGACAAAGGATCTTGCAGAGGTTAAGAAAGAGACTGCAGCTGTTATGGCAGACGAGCAGAGATGTAAGCGTGAGCTTGATGAAGTGAATTCAGAGATTGCAAAGATGCAGGCATATGCAGAGAAGGCGCTTCTTGCGGGTAATGAAGCAGATGCTATGAAGTTCTTAGAGCAGAAGAACCAGCTTACAGCGAAGCAGGCAAGTTTACAGCAGACATATGATGTTGCTGCCGCAAATGCAATGAAGATGCGTCAGATGCATGACAAACTTGTGACAGATATCAATCAGCTTGATTCCCGCCGTGATGCAATCAAGGCAAAGATGAAAGTTGCTAAGACTCAGGATCGTCTGAACAAGATGACAAACAATCTGTCAGATTCTGCAAGTAGCATGGCAGCTTTTGATCGTATGGAAGCAAAGGCAAATGCAATGCTTGATCAGGCAAATGCTATGACTGAATTAAATCAGACAACACAGGAGAGTGGCATCGACAGTTTAGCAGCCAAGTATGATGCAGCTCCAAATGCAGCTGTACAGGATGAACTGGCAGCGATGAAGGCAAAGTTAGGTTTACAGTAA
- a CDS encoding aminopeptidase produces the protein MNDADLQERMQLAIERISEIKEEDQPIWDTLAKMDAGVKDLKMYFDSVAEFILYVYDVYEIVSQPGRIDLPLSKLQEINHNLYADILPEHYDISFANPDYAVEKLGVYGQYLCMLYAEIRAMIVYAYENEMQAMVSLMELFLEVYGIFTASGDEKLPDEKEIKEAIYYYMYDYADVLVSRRIRETVTCVNPFAYDIVMQSDLMTPDYLYAYGEYIGENELRMAQYLAKLPEEKIESLAHTYVQGFIKGFETMRIDISPKKSVNIRYAIGQERMVKAAIRMFEQEGLSAILFRYPVSRMNRKGTIRTGYAATPANKQYEYDHAGDDAVFFDRAYMERKLEVMQQTYEQEKEAARVYAGPAVIEVFGEEPFSPQTKSTVWKLSDKQQKMSVEYGSKVAEITNRYIPHDQYSFTIIAYPIPEIGADFEEIFDAVVEVNTLDNEKYKSIQQTMIDCLDDAQYVQVFGKGGNQTDMKVMLHKINRRTQTNFENCLADVNIPLGEVFTSPVLNGTEGTLHVSRVYLNELKYTDLKLIFKNGKVVDYTCKNFADETENKRFIKENLLFHHETLPIGEFAIGTNTTAYAMARKYDILYKLPILIVEKMGPHFAVGDTCYSYSEDSRLYNPDGREIVAKENECSALRNSGDKEARAGAYFNCHTDITIPYEEIGGIYAVKSDGTKTAIIEDGRFVLPGTEALNEALR, from the coding sequence ATGAACGATGCAGATTTGCAGGAGCGCATGCAGCTTGCGATAGAACGAATCAGTGAAATAAAGGAAGAGGATCAGCCAATCTGGGACACACTTGCCAAGATGGATGCAGGCGTGAAGGATCTTAAAATGTATTTTGACAGTGTGGCGGAATTTATTCTGTATGTGTATGATGTGTATGAGATTGTGTCACAGCCGGGCAGGATCGACCTTCCGCTTTCAAAATTACAGGAGATCAATCACAATTTATATGCGGATATTTTGCCGGAGCATTATGACATAAGCTTTGCAAATCCGGATTATGCGGTGGAAAAACTTGGTGTATATGGTCAATATTTATGCATGTTATACGCGGAAATCCGCGCTATGATTGTGTACGCATATGAGAATGAGATGCAGGCGATGGTTTCCCTGATGGAGCTTTTCTTAGAGGTGTATGGAATCTTTACCGCATCCGGGGATGAGAAGCTTCCGGACGAGAAGGAAATCAAGGAAGCTATCTATTACTATATGTATGATTATGCTGATGTGCTTGTATCAAGAAGGATCCGTGAGACGGTTACATGCGTGAACCCATTTGCATATGACATCGTCATGCAGAGTGATCTTATGACACCGGATTATCTGTATGCTTATGGTGAATATATCGGTGAAAATGAGCTTCGAATGGCGCAGTATTTAGCGAAGCTTCCGGAGGAAAAAATCGAAAGTCTGGCACACACGTACGTGCAGGGCTTTATCAAGGGCTTTGAGACGATGCGAATTGATATCAGCCCGAAGAAGTCTGTGAATATCCGTTATGCAATTGGACAGGAGCGTATGGTGAAAGCGGCAATCCGCATGTTCGAGCAGGAAGGATTGTCTGCGATTTTATTCAGGTATCCGGTCAGCCGTATGAACCGGAAGGGAACGATCCGCACCGGATACGCTGCGACACCGGCGAACAAGCAGTATGAGTATGACCATGCAGGGGATGATGCGGTATTCTTCGACCGTGCATATATGGAGCGCAAGCTTGAAGTCATGCAGCAGACCTATGAGCAGGAGAAAGAAGCTGCCCGTGTCTATGCAGGACCTGCGGTCATTGAAGTGTTCGGTGAAGAACCATTCAGCCCACAGACAAAATCAACAGTATGGAAATTATCCGACAAGCAGCAGAAGATGTCTGTGGAATATGGGTCGAAGGTAGCGGAGATCACAAACCGCTACATTCCGCACGATCAGTATAGCTTCACGATCATCGCATATCCAATCCCGGAGATTGGTGCGGATTTCGAGGAAATCTTCGATGCTGTTGTGGAAGTCAATACGCTTGATAATGAGAAATACAAATCCATCCAGCAGACCATGATTGACTGCCTAGATGACGCACAATATGTGCAGGTGTTCGGCAAGGGTGGAAATCAGACGGACATGAAGGTGATGCTGCACAAGATCAACCGCAGAACACAGACAAACTTCGAGAACTGTCTGGCAGATGTGAATATCCCGCTCGGAGAGGTATTTACTTCTCCGGTACTCAACGGTACGGAGGGAACGCTGCATGTGAGCCGGGTATATCTGAATGAATTAAAATACACAGACCTGAAACTCATCTTCAAGAACGGAAAGGTCGTGGATTATACATGTAAGAACTTCGCGGATGAGACAGAAAATAAACGGTTTATCAAGGAGAATCTGCTGTTCCATCATGAGACGCTCCCGATCGGAGAATTTGCGATCGGTACGAATACGACAGCATATGCGATGGCAAGAAAATACGATATCTTATATAAGCTTCCGATTCTCATCGTAGAGAAAATGGGACCGCATTTTGCAGTCGGTGATACCTGCTACAGCTACAGCGAGGACAGCCGCCTGTATAATCCGGATGGCAGGGAGATCGTAGCCAAAGAAAATGAATGCTCCGCACTCCGAAATTCCGGGGACAAAGAGGCACGGGCGGGCGCGTATTTCAACTGCCATACCGATATCACGATTCCATATGAGGAGATCGGCGGAATCTATGCAGTAAAATCGGATGGCACGAAGACGGCAATTATTGAAGACGGAAGATTCGTGCTCCCGGGTACGGAAGCGTTGAATGAAGCATTGCGGTAA
- the pcrA gene encoding DNA helicase PcrA: MPGLNDKQLEACCTTDGPLLILAGAGSGKTRVITHRIAYLIDEMSVNPYNILAITFTNKAAAEMRERVDNLVGFGAESVWVSTFHSMCVRILRKHIDKIGGTSSFTIYDASEQKTVVKEVLKYLQLDPKLYPERAMLSAISKAKEGYMTPDDYEKEHAASFRDQKIAEVYREYQKRLQSNNALDFDDLIFKTIFLFETNPDVLDEYQTRFQYIMVDEYQDTNHTQFILVKMLAAKYRNLCVVGDDDQSIYKFRGANIYNILNFEEEYPDAKVVKLEQNYRSKANILNSANAVIANNEGRKDKRLWTEQEDGEKVTFTRYGTEYEEANGVASRIKTLKNQGVSLDDIAILYRTNVQSRVLEEKLLYENLPYKIYGGQNFYGRKEIMDLVSYLKVLANPIDDQAIKRIINVPKRGIGATTVDKLDMYAQTNGYNLYDALLDIEEVPGMTRNVEKIRKFTDMIEGFKARLVQGEFISEVFDAIMDESGYREALTAEATDEARTRLDNLEELKNKIVTYEESAEAPTLTGLLEDIALVADTEEEDEDGVPTAKVTLMTLHSAKGLEFPYVFMTGMEERLFPSGMALDSDDPDALEEERRLCYVGITRAMEKLYMTAAGQRMVHGSTNFEEVSRFVKEIPKHYLEYEEKAFGYAPSNMDRIPSKKPAEQVIQLKAYGKNNPYTRSATANANPSANPGFGKAFPMGGSTASAPTSYEVGDKVRHIKFGNGEVIDVIPSGSDQEIVVNFDRVGAKHLFASLVKMKKL, from the coding sequence ATGCCGGGATTAAATGACAAACAGTTAGAGGCCTGTTGTACAACCGACGGGCCTTTACTTATTTTAGCTGGTGCGGGCTCCGGAAAAACCAGAGTGATCACGCACCGGATCGCATATCTGATTGATGAGATGTCAGTCAATCCATACAATATACTGGCAATCACATTTACAAACAAGGCTGCGGCAGAGATGCGGGAACGAGTAGACAATCTGGTAGGGTTTGGCGCAGAGAGTGTATGGGTATCGACATTCCATTCGATGTGTGTTCGAATCTTACGAAAACATATTGACAAGATCGGTGGAACAAGCAGTTTCACAATCTATGATGCAAGCGAACAGAAGACGGTTGTAAAAGAAGTGTTGAAGTATCTGCAATTAGATCCGAAGTTATATCCGGAGCGGGCGATGCTTTCAGCTATATCGAAGGCAAAAGAAGGGTACATGACACCGGACGATTACGAGAAGGAACATGCGGCAAGTTTCCGGGATCAGAAGATTGCAGAGGTTTACCGGGAGTATCAGAAGCGTCTGCAGAGCAACAATGCGCTTGATTTTGATGATCTGATCTTTAAGACAATCTTTCTTTTTGAGACGAATCCGGATGTGCTTGACGAATATCAGACACGGTTTCAGTACATCATGGTTGACGAGTATCAGGATACGAACCATACACAGTTTATATTGGTGAAGATGCTGGCAGCGAAATACCGGAACTTATGTGTCGTGGGTGATGACGACCAGAGTATCTATAAGTTCCGGGGTGCGAACATCTACAATATCCTGAATTTTGAGGAAGAATATCCGGACGCCAAGGTCGTAAAGCTGGAGCAGAATTATCGTTCCAAGGCAAATATCTTAAATTCTGCGAATGCGGTGATCGCGAACAATGAGGGCAGAAAGGATAAACGCCTCTGGACAGAGCAGGAGGATGGCGAGAAGGTAACATTTACGCGCTATGGTACGGAGTACGAGGAGGCAAATGGTGTTGCATCCCGAATCAAAACCTTGAAGAATCAAGGGGTATCGCTGGATGATATCGCAATCTTATATCGTACAAATGTACAGTCGCGTGTGCTTGAGGAAAAGCTTCTGTATGAGAATCTTCCATATAAGATCTATGGTGGACAGAATTTCTATGGCAGAAAAGAAATTATGGATCTGGTAAGCTATCTGAAGGTGCTTGCAAATCCGATTGACGATCAGGCAATCAAGCGTATTATCAATGTGCCGAAGCGGGGGATTGGTGCGACAACCGTGGATAAGCTTGATATGTATGCGCAGACAAATGGATATAATCTGTATGATGCACTGTTAGATATCGAAGAAGTACCGGGCATGACACGAAACGTGGAGAAGATCCGCAAGTTTACGGACATGATAGAAGGCTTTAAGGCGCGTCTGGTGCAGGGTGAATTCATCAGTGAAGTATTCGATGCAATCATGGATGAAAGTGGATATCGTGAAGCTCTTACCGCTGAGGCAACGGATGAAGCACGTACCCGATTAGATAACTTAGAAGAACTTAAAAATAAGATTGTAACTTACGAGGAGAGCGCAGAAGCGCCGACGCTGACCGGTCTTCTTGAAGATATTGCACTTGTGGCAGACACTGAGGAGGAAGACGAAGATGGTGTGCCAACCGCGAAGGTGACGTTGATGACGTTGCATAGTGCAAAGGGATTGGAGTTTCCGTATGTATTTATGACAGGTATGGAAGAACGGTTATTCCCGAGCGGAATGGCACTTGATTCCGATGATCCGGATGCATTAGAAGAGGAACGAAGACTGTGTTATGTCGGAATCACACGTGCGATGGAGAAGCTGTATATGACGGCTGCCGGACAGCGTATGGTACATGGTTCGACGAATTTTGAAGAGGTATCGCGCTTTGTCAAGGAGATTCCGAAACATTATCTGGAGTACGAAGAGAAGGCTTTTGGCTATGCACCGTCGAATATGGATCGGATTCCATCAAAGAAACCGGCAGAACAGGTGATTCAACTGAAAGCATATGGAAAGAATAATCCGTATACACGATCTGCCACAGCAAATGCGAACCCGAGTGCTAATCCGGGATTTGGCAAAGCATTTCCGATGGGCGGATCTACAGCGTCTGCTCCGACAAGCTATGAGGTAGGTGACAAAGTGCGCCATATCAAATTTGGCAATGGTGAAGTTATCGATGTAATCCCATCCGGCAGCGATCAGGAAATTGTCGTGAATTTTGACCGTGTCGGTGCAAAACATTTATTTGCATCTCTTGTAAAAATGAAAAAGTTGTAA